One Candidatus Goldiibacteriota bacterium genomic window, ATTGGAATTCACAATGGAAAGTAATTTAGTTATTTGTCTTATCATGGTTCCCTCCGAACAGGTTTTATGCGATGTAATAAATACTAAAAGCTGAATATTTTCTTAATATCTTTCTTCAGCCTGCTTTTTATTTTTTCCTGCGCCGCGCCATATTTTATTATAGCCAGCAGGTATCCGTATTTATCCCCTGTATCGCATCTGTCGCCGTCAAATTCATCCGCTATCAGCCCTTCATTATGCATTACCATACGCAGGGCGTCTGTTAACTGAATCTCGCCGTTTTTACCGGGCTTTGTCTCTTTAATATAACCAAAAATAGAAGACGGCAGAATATACCTTCCCACAATGCCAAGGTTGGAAAACGCGTCTTTAACCGAAGGCTTTTCAGCCATATCAGTAATTTTATAGACCTTATCGCCTATCTTTTCCGGCTTTATAATACCGTAAGAACTTATCATTTTTTTGTCAACCGCCTCAACGCCTATGACGTGCTTTTTAAATTTTGCCATAGTGTCAATCATCTGTTTCATAACGGGGACACGCGAGAAAACTATATCATCCGGAAGAAATACCGCAAAACTCTCATTCCCGACAAAACTCTTTGCGTGCATAATTGCGTCGCCAAGCCCTTTAGGCGTTTTCTGCGTTATAAAACTTTTTTTAAAATCAACCGGTATCCTGTAATACTGGTTTAATATTTCCGGCCCCGCCTTTTTCTTTAATATTTTTTCCAGCGCGGGCTTCTTTTCAAAATACTCTTTTATACTGCCTTTACCGTCAGCGGTGATAAAAAGCACCTCTTCAATCCCTGAATTTAAAGCTTCTTCAACTATAAAATGAATTGACGGTATATCTATTATAGGAAGCATCTCTTTAGGGACGGCTTTTGTATAAGGCATAAAACGTGTGCCCATTCCCGCTACCGGTATTACAGCTTTTTTTATCTTCATTTAAGCCCCTTTCTCAGTTTCATAAAGCAGCTGATTGACCCTTCCGGTCAGGAAGTTCTTAATTTCAGAGGCTTTTTCCATCTTTAACGCGGCATCCGCCGTTTCAAGCGCGCTTTGAAACTTAATACTGCGCACCATTTTTTTAACCGACAAAAGAGAAGCGGCATTGCCTGAAAGTTCATCCACACCAAGCCCTATAAGCAGAAACGCCAGATAAGGCTGGCCTGCCATTTCACCGCATACCGAAACTTTAATGCCGTTTCTGTGCGCGCTGTCAACAGTCATTTTAATGCTTCTTAAAACAGCCGGATTAAGCCCGTCATAAAGGTGCGAAACAGCTTCATTACCCCTGTCCACGGCAACAGTATACTGAATAAGGTCATTTGTGCCTATGCTGAAGAAATCCACGTGCCGGGCTATTTCAGCGGACATTAATACCGCCGAGGGCACTTCTATCATCGTTCCCACTTTTATATGCTCGTCAAACGGGACTTTTTTGCTTTTCAGTTCAAACTTTACTTCTTCTAAAATCTTCTTGGCCTCTTCTATTTCTTCAATAACTGAAATCATCGGGAACATTATTTTGGCCTTGCCAAAAGCCGAAGCACGCAGTATTGCCCTTAACTGCAGCCTGAAAATATTCTGATTTGCAAGCGAAAGCCTTATTGCCCTTAAACCAAGAAACGGATTCTGTTCGGGCATTATCTTGAAATACGGAAGAAATTTATCGCCGCCAATATCCATCGTCCTTATCGTAACAGATTTACCGCCCATTTTCGATATTACGGTTTTGTAGGATTCAAACTGTTCTTCTTCCGAAGGCAGGTTCATCTTATTCATATAAATAAATTCCGTCCTGAAAAGCCCAACGCCGTCGGCGTTATTTTCAATAACCGCGCCTATTTCTTCCGGAAATTCTATATTGGCATTAAGTTCCACTTTATGCTTATCCACCGTCACCGCTTCAAGGGTTTTTAACCTCTTTAGCATACGCAGTTTAAGCGTGTACTTCTTCTGTTCTTCTTTATAAGCATTCATTACTTTAGCGCCGGGATTTACCGCCACAATCCCCTTTTCGCCGTCAAGTATAAGAACATCCCCCGTATTCAGCGTTCCCGTAATATCGCGCACGCCGACCACCGCCGGTATTTCAAGAGACCTTGCCACAATCGCGGTATGGGATGTGGCTCCCCCTACTTCCGTTACAAAACCCATCACTTTACCCTTATCCATCTCCGCGGTGTCCGCGGGAGTAAGGTCATGCGCCACAACAATATACTTTTCAGCCGGCGCGTCGCTGTCTTTGGTTTTTAATTCAGCCAGGTTTTTGATAATTTTTTCAACAAGCCCGGATATATCCCTGCCGCGTTCTTTTAAATAGCTGTCGGAAATTTTATTGAAAAACTCCGCGTATTCCTTTAACACCTGCATAAGAGCGTATTCCGCGTTTACAGACTCTGTTTTTATTATCGTCTCTGATTTTCCTGCAAACATCCGGTCTTCAAGAAGCATCAGATAAGCGTTAAAGATATCCGCTTCGGAATTGCCGATATCATATATGACCTTTTCCTTAATTGACATAATGTCAATTTTGGTCTTTTCAACGGCTTTCCTAAGCCTTTGAATTTCAGCTTCTATAAGCTCGGGGGCAACCGCCCTTTTTGTAATCTCCGCGCTCTTTTTGTTTATTACATAGGCCTGCCCGATTACAATTCCCGGAGAGGCCGGTATTCCTTTATACATTATTCTTTCTCCCCAAATCTGTTTTCAATGACTTTAACAAGCTTGCTTACGGCTTCCTTCGCATCCTGCCCTTCCGCCTTTATTTCTATTTCCATACCCTGCGCCGCTATAAGGGTCATTAAACCCATTATACTTTTGCCGTCGGCTTCCACATCGCCGTTTTTTACTTTAATGAGCGATTTATACTTTTCCGATTCTTTCACAAAAACGGCCACCGCCCTTAAGTGGAAACCAAGTTTGTTTATTACTTTAACCTTTTTGCTGTATTCCATCACAATTCTCCCTTAAAATATGTATGCTATTATTATGCAGACGGTCATTAAAATCATAAGAATTCTGGATACAGAAACCTTGCGTTTTAACACCGACACCGTTACAAAGAAAACAAAAGCCAAAAGAAGGCTGTCCACAAAATGAGAAGCTATATAATATTCATCGGTTACCGCGTATATTCCCGCGAACATTCCAAGAACTCCCATACCTGTTATCTTGATGCTTCTTAATATGTCCTGAAATTTAATTTTCTGTATCAGGCCAAAAAGCGCCTGATGCTGATAATAAGCCTTAAACAGAAGAAAGTACTTAATGGCAACCCTTGGCAGATTATAAAGAAAAAACGCCGCCGCCGCCGCCCAAATCCACAATCCCGGGCGCTGCGTCCCGCCAAGCATCACTATAACAACCCCTATAAGCAGGGCAAAAGGTTTTATCCCCGACCAGAAAAGGGAATCGCCTATGGCAGCCAAAGGCCCCATTATGCCCATTTTTGTATTTTCAATCTCACGCTCTTTCGCAGCCGGTTCCTGATTGGATATATCTTCTTCAAGCCTGGCTATTACGCCAAGCGCCGCAGAACTGAAGAAAATATGCGTATTGAAAAAACTTATATGCCTTTTCATCGCGGCTGCCATTTCCGGCGTGCCTTTGCCGTATATCTTTTTAAGTATATTCATAATCGAAAAAAGAAAACCCGCATTCTGCAGCCTTTCAAAATTCCAGGAAGCCTGAAGAAAATTAAGTTTTATTCCGCTGTATAAAAGGTCCCATGCGCTTATTTTTTTCATGTTGTTTTTCCTTTTTTTCCCCAGACGGAATTATAAACCACAAATACAGACGCGGTTAAAACAGCCGCCAGAAAAAGAAAGACATCGGGCTTACGGAACGAGAATATAAGGTACGTTAAAGCAAACACGGCCACAAAAAGCCCTTCTCCCGTTTTGGTCCTGAACATATCAAAAACAACAGCAATTCCAATTGCCGGCATCGCCCAGAAAGCATAACCAAGGGCGTCAATAATCTGATCCGGAAGGGTTATATAAATAGCATTCGCCAGATACACACCGACGGAAAAAACAACCGCATAAACAAGAAAATCCCTTAATAATTTTGCCGCAATAGCGGATACCTGTATCATTGTCACAAAAGACTGCCTGCCGGCTTTTATCTTATCTTCAAAAAGGTGCATTATTTTTGTGTTAAATTTCCTGTTCCATACATCCATAAGGCCAACAAAATAACCTATGCCGGCAGCGCTTAACAGTGTAAACATAAGTACCGGAGTGCTGGTATCTTCCTGTATCTGCTGCCCCATCGATGATGCCAGCACTGTTGCCGACATGGCAATTGCCGAAGCCGAAGGCGGAACATAAGCGCCCACAGGAGGAGCGTTTATCCAAAGCAGCTGAACAATCGCTCCCATAAGGACTCCCGTGTATATATCTCCGTTAAATATAAAACCAATCAGCGCGCCCGCAAATATAGGCTGCGAGATAAGCGTCATTCCGACGAAGTAATTATCTATTTCCAGCATCGCCGCCGCAAAAGCCGCCAGCAATACCACATAGATATTTATGTTTGTAAGAAAATTCTGCAATTCCATCAGATAACCGCCTTCATTTTATGAATTTTTCTTTTATGGCCTTAAAAATATCTTTCTTTGAATCAGTGGGCACCATTCTTACTTCAAGCGCCACGCCCAGCTGATTAATACGCTGAAAAGCCGCCACATCATCGCCGTCAACAAAAATAGCGTCATATAACTGCACCTTTGTGTCGGAAAAATGCATTCCGCCTATATTTATCTCGCCCACTTTTCCTCCGGCTTCAATTACGCCGCAGATATCCTTGGGGCTTTTCACCAGTATAATCGCCTTGTCGTCATCAAATTCCCTGTTTTTTATCTTTATCGCGGCTTCTTTAACGCTGATAATGGAGAGATTTATTTCCGTGGGCGTAGCCATACGGAAAAGAAATTTCTGCATATCATTATTAACCACATCGTCATTAACAACTATTATGTGATCCGCTTTTAAAGACTGCGCCCAGCCCACAACAACCTGGCCGTGTATTAACCTGTCGTCTATCCTTGTAAGCAGAATAGGCATTTGGCCGTTTACCTTTTTCCTATCATCGATTTTACATCTATAATAAGCCTGTCTTTTTTCGCAAATATCATTTCCGTAATCTCAGCGGAACTTTTATCAATGTGATTTATGGCTTCCACCACCATAGGCATATTTACGCCTGTTATTATCTTCACTTTTTCGTCGCCGCTGTAAAGCGCAAAAGCCGCGTTCATAGGCGTCCCGCCGAACATATCCGCCATTATTACAACACCTCTGCCGTCATCATTTTTTTCCACGGCATCCTTTAATTTCGCGGTAAAACTTTCAAGCGTGTCGCTTTTTAACAGCGTAAGCGCCGTCACTTTTTCTTTCTGCCCGACTATCATAAAAACAGTATCCTTAAG contains:
- a CDS encoding UTP--glucose-1-phosphate uridylyltransferase → MKIKKAVIPVAGMGTRFMPYTKAVPKEMLPIIDIPSIHFIVEEALNSGIEEVLFITADGKGSIKEYFEKKPALEKILKKKAGPEILNQYYRIPVDFKKSFITQKTPKGLGDAIMHAKSFVGNESFAVFLPDDIVFSRVPVMKQMIDTMAKFKKHVIGVEAVDKKMISSYGIIKPEKIGDKVYKITDMAEKPSVKDAFSNLGIVGRYILPSSIFGYIKETKPGKNGEIQLTDALRMVMHNEGLIADEFDGDRCDTGDKYGYLLAIIKYGAAQEKIKSRLKKDIKKIFSF
- a CDS encoding PTS sugar transporter subunit IIA, which translates into the protein MAGIIIATHYTFAESLKDTVFMIVGQKEKVTALTLLKSDTLESFTAKLKDAVEKNDDGRGVVIMADMFGGTPMNAAFALYSGDEKVKIITGVNMPMVVEAINHIDKSSAEITEMIFAKKDRLIIDVKSMIGKR
- a CDS encoding PTS sugar transporter subunit IIC, which gives rise to MELQNFLTNINIYVVLLAAFAAAMLEIDNYFVGMTLISQPIFAGALIGFIFNGDIYTGVLMGAIVQLLWINAPPVGAYVPPSASAIAMSATVLASSMGQQIQEDTSTPVLMFTLLSAAGIGYFVGLMDVWNRKFNTKIMHLFEDKIKAGRQSFVTMIQVSAIAAKLLRDFLVYAVVFSVGVYLANAIYITLPDQIIDALGYAFWAMPAIGIAVVFDMFRTKTGEGLFVAVFALTYLIFSFRKPDVFLFLAAVLTASVFVVYNSVWGKKGKTT
- the ptsP gene encoding phosphoenolpyruvate--protein phosphotransferase, coding for MYKGIPASPGIVIGQAYVINKKSAEITKRAVAPELIEAEIQRLRKAVEKTKIDIMSIKEKVIYDIGNSEADIFNAYLMLLEDRMFAGKSETIIKTESVNAEYALMQVLKEYAEFFNKISDSYLKERGRDISGLVEKIIKNLAELKTKDSDAPAEKYIVVAHDLTPADTAEMDKGKVMGFVTEVGGATSHTAIVARSLEIPAVVGVRDITGTLNTGDVLILDGEKGIVAVNPGAKVMNAYKEEQKKYTLKLRMLKRLKTLEAVTVDKHKVELNANIEFPEEIGAVIENNADGVGLFRTEFIYMNKMNLPSEEEQFESYKTVISKMGGKSVTIRTMDIGGDKFLPYFKIMPEQNPFLGLRAIRLSLANQNIFRLQLRAILRASAFGKAKIMFPMISVIEEIEEAKKILEEVKFELKSKKVPFDEHIKVGTMIEVPSAVLMSAEIARHVDFFSIGTNDLIQYTVAVDRGNEAVSHLYDGLNPAVLRSIKMTVDSAHRNGIKVSVCGEMAGQPYLAFLLIGLGVDELSGNAASLLSVKKMVRSIKFQSALETADAALKMEKASEIKNFLTGRVNQLLYETEKGA
- a CDS encoding PTS system mannose/fructose/sorbose family transporter subunit IID codes for the protein MKKISAWDLLYSGIKLNFLQASWNFERLQNAGFLFSIMNILKKIYGKGTPEMAAAMKRHISFFNTHIFFSSAALGVIARLEEDISNQEPAAKEREIENTKMGIMGPLAAIGDSLFWSGIKPFALLIGVVIVMLGGTQRPGLWIWAAAAAFFLYNLPRVAIKYFLLFKAYYQHQALFGLIQKIKFQDILRSIKITGMGVLGMFAGIYAVTDEYYIASHFVDSLLLAFVFFVTVSVLKRKVSVSRILMILMTVCIIIAYIF
- a CDS encoding PTS sugar transporter subunit IIB, which encodes MPILLTRIDDRLIHGQVVVGWAQSLKADHIIVVNDDVVNNDMQKFLFRMATPTEINLSIISVKEAAIKIKNREFDDDKAIILVKSPKDICGVIEAGGKVGEINIGGMHFSDTKVQLYDAIFVDGDDVAAFQRINQLGVALEVRMVPTDSKKDIFKAIKEKFIK
- a CDS encoding HPr family phosphocarrier protein, which produces MEYSKKVKVINKLGFHLRAVAVFVKESEKYKSLIKVKNGDVEADGKSIMGLMTLIAAQGMEIEIKAEGQDAKEAVSKLVKVIENRFGEKE